In Cicer arietinum cultivar CDC Frontier isolate Library 1 chromosome 7, Cicar.CDCFrontier_v2.0, whole genome shotgun sequence, a single window of DNA contains:
- the LOC105852583 gene encoding uncharacterized protein — MDEATSATRALNGFHRQDPPKFKGEHDPDKADLWLQEIDKISEILHCSDNAKLEYATYLMIGEAEYWWRGAKKLMETNHVELTWEAFRNKFLYKYFPKSAKAKKEAQFLKLYSGNLTIAEYAAKLESLAKHFRYFLNQIDEEYMCEWFEIGIRYEIKELVGPLEIRQYQTQGHNDQQNREDNINKTSRMCDHWGMLEINLYLKMGNVKRQKLQVRTRCTLLGVFAATTKDTRYLSVQSNTGFVTSVRNHTIFQMNALNERTIELSTDTIATIVLHAILPRLVSTISMERKPHLPLNLSKLEEVKFLGHVISRKGIVVDPIKVQAVVAWKQPQTVT, encoded by the exons ATGGATGAAGCAACTAGTGCCACAAGAGCATTGAACGGATTTCATCGACAAGATCCTCCTAAATTCAAAGGGGAGCATGACCCCGACAAGGCCGATCTTTGGCTGCAAGAAATCGATAAGATCTCTGAGATCCTACACTGCTCTGACAATGCGAAATTGGAGTATGCGACCTATTTAATGATTGGTGAAGCTGAATATTGGTGGCGAGGTGCGAAGAAATTGATGGAGACAAATCATGTAGAGCTGACCTGGGAGGCTTTCAGGAATAAGTTCCTATACAAATACTTCCCGAAAAGTGCTAAGGCTAAGAAGGAGGCCCAATTTCTGAAGTTGTATTCAGGGAATCTCACCATAGCGGAATATGCGGCAAAGTTAGAGTCCCTAGCAAAGCATTTTCGATATTTCCTAAATCAGATAGATGAAGAATACATGTGTGAGTGGTTCGAAATCGGGATTAGGTATGAGATTAAGGAGTTAGTGGGGCCCTTGGAGATACGCCAATATCAA aCACAGGGGCATAACGACCAACAAAACAGGGAAGACAATATCAACAAAACAAGCCGTATGTGCGACCACTGGGGAATGCTAGAGATCAACCTATACCTCAAAATGGGGAATGTCAAGCGCCAAAAACTCCAAGTCAGAACCAGGTGTACCCTCTTAGGTGTTTTCGCTGCAACAACGAAGGACACAAGATATTTGAGTGTACAATCAAACACAGGGTTTGTTACATCTGTCAGAAACCATACCATTTTTCAAATGAATGCCCTGAACGAAAGGACGATAGAGCTATCAACTGATACAATAGCAACGATAGTGTTGCACGCCATACTACCAAGGCTCGTGTCTACCATATCAATGGAGAGGAAGCCCCATCTTCCTCTGAACTTATCCAAG TTGGAGGAGGTGAAGTTCTTGGGACATGTCATTTCAAGGAAAGGTATCGTTGTCGACCCAATTAAAGTACAAGCCGTGGTGGCATGGAAACAACCACAGACCGTCACATAG